The following are encoded together in the Salmonella enterica subsp. enterica serovar Choleraesuis genome:
- the cspD gene encoding cold shock-like protein CspD, whose protein sequence is METGTVKWFNNAKGFGFICPEGGGEDIFAHYSTIQMEGYRTLKAGQPVQFDVHLGPKGNHASVIVPLQTDVAVA, encoded by the coding sequence ATGGAAACGGGTACTGTTAAATGGTTCAACAATGCCAAAGGGTTTGGATTCATCTGCCCTGAAGGCGGTGGCGAAGATATTTTCGCTCATTACTCCACCATTCAGATGGAGGGTTATCGAACGCTTAAGGCGGGCCAGCCTGTGCAGTTCGATGTTCATCTGGGGCCTAAGGGCAATCATGCCAGCGTCATCGTTCCTCTGCAAACCGATGTAGCCGTGGCCTGA
- the aqpZ gene encoding aquaporin Z — protein sequence MFKKLAAEFFGTFWLVFGGCGSAVLDAAFPQLGIGFLGVALAFGLTVLTMAYAVGHISGGHFNPAVTFGLWAGGRFPAKDILGYVIAQVLGGIVAAAILYVIASGQAGFDAVASGFASNGYGEHSPGHYSLAAGILIEIVLTCGFLIVIHGATDKNAPAGFGPLAIGLALTLIHLISIPVTNTSVNPARSTAVALFQGGWAIQQLWMFWVMPIIGGILGGIIYRSLLEKRS from the coding sequence ATGTTTAAAAAATTGGCGGCCGAATTTTTCGGCACATTTTGGTTGGTGTTTGGGGGCTGCGGCAGCGCGGTTCTCGATGCGGCGTTCCCACAGCTGGGTATCGGTTTTCTCGGCGTGGCGCTGGCATTTGGTCTGACCGTGCTGACTATGGCTTACGCCGTAGGTCATATCTCCGGCGGTCACTTTAACCCGGCTGTTACCTTTGGTCTGTGGGCCGGCGGTCGCTTCCCGGCTAAAGATATTCTGGGCTACGTTATTGCTCAGGTTCTGGGTGGTATTGTCGCAGCCGCAATTCTGTATGTTATTGCCAGTGGTCAGGCAGGCTTTGACGCCGTTGCCAGCGGCTTCGCATCTAACGGTTACGGCGAGCACTCTCCAGGCCACTACTCCCTGGCAGCTGGTATTCTGATTGAAATCGTTCTGACCTGTGGTTTCCTTATCGTTATCCACGGTGCTACCGATAAAAACGCACCGGCAGGCTTTGGCCCGCTGGCTATCGGCCTGGCACTGACTCTGATCCACCTGATCAGCATCCCGGTAACCAACACCTCAGTTAACCCGGCGCGCAGCACCGCGGTTGCTCTGTTCCAGGGCGGCTGGGCTATCCAGCAACTGTGGATGTTCTGGGTAATGCCAATCATCGGCGGTATCCTGGGCGGCATCATCTACCGTTCACTGCTGGAAAAACGCAGCTAA
- the aat gene encoding leucyl/phenylalanyl-tRNA--protein transferase: protein MRLAQLSHYSLSFPPAESALREPNGLLALGGDLNPSRLIIAYQNGIFPWYSPGDPILWWSPNPRAVLYPESFHQSRSLRRFLRQSPFTVTIDRAFDRVIEHCAEGRDEGTWITPDILLAYQQLHQQGIAHSIEVWEQDILVGGIYGVAMGALFCGESMFSLRENASKTGLWAFCRHFSRCGGQLIDCQVINPHTASLGAEEISRRAYLDALETLQHQTTSSELWLTQTLDVTP, encoded by the coding sequence ATGCGACTGGCTCAGTTATCACATTACTCATTATCTTTTCCCCCGGCTGAGTCAGCGCTCCGTGAACCCAACGGCCTGCTGGCTTTGGGCGGCGACCTTAATCCTTCCCGGCTGATAATCGCGTATCAGAACGGTATCTTCCCGTGGTATTCGCCGGGAGATCCTATTCTGTGGTGGTCGCCAAACCCGAGAGCCGTACTCTATCCCGAAAGTTTTCATCAGAGCCGAAGCCTGCGCCGTTTTTTACGCCAGTCACCATTTACGGTAACTATCGACCGGGCTTTCGACCGGGTTATTGAACATTGTGCCGAAGGGAGAGATGAAGGTACCTGGATAACGCCAGATATTTTGCTGGCCTATCAGCAGTTGCATCAGCAGGGCATTGCTCACTCTATCGAAGTGTGGGAACAGGACATACTGGTCGGCGGTATTTATGGCGTGGCGATGGGCGCACTATTTTGCGGGGAGTCGATGTTTAGCCTGCGTGAAAATGCATCCAAAACCGGTTTATGGGCCTTTTGCCGACATTTCTCTCGCTGCGGTGGTCAATTAATCGACTGTCAGGTGATTAATCCTCATACCGCTTCTTTGGGTGCCGAAGAGATAAGCCGCCGGGCCTACCTTGATGCGCTGGAGACTTTACAGCATCAAACCACAAGCTCAGAGCTATGGCTCACACAAACCCTTGACGTAACACCATAA
- the ybjD gene encoding hypothetical protein — translation MFLERIEVSGFRGINRLSLLLEHNNVLIGENAWGKSSLLDALTLILASGQPLYHFERDDFYFPPGDKEGQENHLQIILTFRENEAGGREVRRLKQLRPLWINGPDDVGRIFYRLEGELAEDGSVLTLRSFLDADGHPLKLEDIDLYAERVVRLNPVLRLRDARFMRRIRGNGLPQLPDAEMTARQLDELARELVSNPQNLSDGQLRQGLNAMSQLLEHYFSEQSMPDDRTRSRRRYYHDGRHGWRYLDAINRMIDSSGGRNQRMILLGMFATLLQAKGCLKLEREARPLLLMEDPETRLHPIMLSVAWHLLNLLPLQRITTTNSGELISLTPVEQVCRLVRESNRVAAWRLGTDGLSPEDGRRIAFHIRFNRPSSLFARCWLLVEGETEVWLINELARQCGHRFDAEGIKVIEFAQCGLRPLIKFARRMGIDWHVLADGDEAGRKYSATARGMLDNDKSRERVHLTTLPAPDMEHFLYREGFRNVYHRVAQLPDNVPMNNRRIITKAIHRSSKPDLAIEVAMEAARRGMDSVPLLLRKMFSRVLWLARGRAD, via the coding sequence ATGTTTCTTGAGCGCATTGAGGTGTCCGGTTTTCGCGGAATTAACCGCCTTTCATTATTGCTGGAACATAATAATGTGCTGATTGGTGAGAATGCCTGGGGTAAGTCGAGCCTGCTGGACGCTTTGACGTTAATACTTGCCTCTGGTCAGCCTCTTTACCACTTTGAACGCGATGATTTCTATTTTCCTCCCGGAGATAAAGAAGGGCAGGAAAATCATTTGCAGATTATTCTGACCTTCCGTGAAAACGAGGCTGGCGGGCGCGAAGTGCGGCGCTTAAAACAGTTGAGACCTTTATGGATAAATGGCCCGGATGACGTAGGTCGGATTTTCTACCGTCTGGAAGGTGAGCTTGCAGAAGATGGCTCGGTGCTTACCTTACGTAGTTTCCTTGATGCAGATGGACACCCTTTAAAACTAGAAGATATTGACCTCTATGCCGAGCGGGTGGTGCGTCTTAACCCTGTTTTACGGCTGCGAGATGCCCGTTTTATGCGCCGCATACGCGGTAACGGCTTGCCGCAATTGCCTGATGCCGAAATGACGGCTCGTCAGCTAGACGAACTGGCGCGAGAGCTGGTGTCTAATCCGCAAAATTTGTCCGATGGCCAGTTGCGACAGGGGCTGAATGCTATGTCGCAGCTGCTTGAGCACTACTTTAGTGAACAAAGTATGCCGGATGATCGTACTCGTAGCCGGCGGCGGTACTATCACGATGGCCGCCACGGCTGGCGCTATCTGGATGCGATTAACCGGATGATAGACAGCTCAGGCGGGCGCAATCAGCGTATGATTTTATTGGGTATGTTCGCCACACTGCTTCAGGCGAAAGGCTGCCTGAAACTTGAGCGCGAAGCCCGGCCGCTGCTATTAATGGAAGATCCTGAAACCCGCCTGCACCCTATTATGCTTTCAGTTGCCTGGCATTTATTAAATTTACTGCCACTGCAAAGAATTACGACCACTAACTCCGGCGAGCTTATTTCTCTGACTCCGGTAGAGCAGGTTTGCCGTTTGGTGCGCGAATCAAATCGGGTTGCGGCATGGCGTTTGGGAACCGATGGTCTCAGCCCGGAGGACGGGCGGCGCATAGCCTTTCATATCCGTTTTAATCGTCCTTCTTCACTCTTTGCCCGCTGCTGGCTGCTGGTAGAGGGAGAGACTGAAGTGTGGCTAATCAACGAACTTGCACGCCAGTGCGGGCACCGCTTTGACGCTGAGGGAATAAAGGTTATCGAATTTGCTCAATGCGGATTGCGCCCATTAATCAAATTCGCACGGCGGATGGGGATCGACTGGCACGTGTTGGCCGATGGTGATGAAGCCGGGCGTAAATACTCCGCCACCGCCCGCGGTATGCTGGATAATGACAAGAGTCGAGAAAGGGTGCATCTGACTACGCTACCGGCACCTGATATGGAGCACTTTCTATATCGGGAAGGGTTCCGGAATGTCTATCACCGGGTTGCCCAGCTTCCAGACAATGTTCCTATGAATAATCGGCGCATCATCACTAAAGCAATTCACAGGTCTTCTAAACCGGATTTGGCGATTGAAGTAGCAATGGAAGCCGCCCGGCGTGGAATGGATAGTGTGCCGCTATTGCTGCGGAAAATGTTTTCCCGCGTATTGTGGCTGGCTCGGGGACGAGCAGACTAA
- the cydD gene encoding ATP-binding/permease protein CydD, with translation MNKTHQQVLSAWLKQQSALSRRWLNLSRLLGVIGGLLIIAQAWLMAALLNHMIMDKIPPEALLLQFVLLALVFVLRAWVVWLREKVGFRAGLQIRQTLRRKVLDRLAEAGPAWIQGKPVGSWATLVLEQIDEMHDYYARYLPQMSLAVTIPLLIVITLLPVNWAAALILLGTAPLIPLFMALVGMGAADANRRNFQALARLSGHFLDRLRGMETLRLFYRGDAEIEEIKRASDDFRSRTMEVLRMAFLSSAVLEFFASLSIALVAVYFGFSYLGELNFGHYGTGVTLFAGFMALILAPEFFQPLRDMGAFYHAKAQAVGAADSLKTFMEAPLQYPERGRQELAATSSPVQIEAHELTVLSPQGTPLAGPLNFTLHPGQRVALVGLSGAGKSSLLNLLAGFLSYQGSVKIDGIELRELNADVYRSQLSWLGQHPQLPAATLQANVLLGKPDATPEELNAALTAARVDEFVNRLPLGLDTPVSDQGGGLSVGQAQRVALARALIKPCRLLLLDEPAASLDARSERMVMDALDGASRRQTTLMITHQLDYLADFDAIWVMRGGKLIEQGNYATLACAGGAFSALLEQRREEI, from the coding sequence TAATGGCTGCCCTGCTTAACCACATGATTATGGATAAGATCCCCCCCGAGGCCCTGTTATTGCAGTTTGTACTCCTGGCGCTGGTTTTTGTGCTGCGGGCCTGGGTGGTATGGCTACGCGAAAAAGTGGGTTTTCGCGCCGGATTGCAGATTCGCCAAACCTTACGCCGCAAAGTGCTAGACCGGCTGGCTGAAGCTGGACCGGCCTGGATTCAGGGTAAACCGGTAGGAAGCTGGGCCACGCTGGTGCTAGAGCAAATAGACGAAATGCATGATTACTATGCCCGCTATTTGCCACAGATGTCGCTGGCAGTCACGATCCCGCTGCTAATAGTGATTACTCTGCTGCCGGTGAACTGGGCTGCAGCACTGATTTTACTGGGTACCGCTCCGCTTATCCCTTTATTTATGGCATTGGTTGGCATGGGTGCCGCAGACGCTAATCGCCGAAATTTTCAGGCTCTGGCCCGGCTAAGCGGGCACTTTCTTGACCGGTTGCGCGGCATGGAAACGCTGCGTCTGTTTTATCGTGGTGATGCGGAGATAGAGGAGATTAAAAGAGCCTCTGACGATTTCCGCTCCCGCACCATGGAAGTCCTGCGTATGGCGTTCCTCTCCTCGGCTGTTCTGGAGTTTTTCGCCTCACTGTCTATTGCCCTGGTGGCGGTTTACTTTGGGTTCTCTTATCTTGGCGAGCTGAATTTTGGCCACTACGGCACTGGCGTCACACTATTTGCAGGCTTTATGGCCCTGATTCTGGCACCTGAATTCTTTCAACCATTGCGGGATATGGGGGCTTTTTATCACGCTAAGGCTCAGGCGGTTGGGGCTGCCGATAGTCTGAAAACTTTTATGGAAGCGCCGCTGCAATATCCTGAGCGCGGACGGCAAGAGCTGGCCGCGACCTCTTCCCCAGTTCAGATTGAGGCCCATGAGCTGACGGTGCTTTCCCCGCAAGGCACTCCGCTGGCAGGGCCGCTCAATTTTACCCTGCATCCAGGCCAGCGGGTGGCGCTGGTTGGGCTGAGCGGCGCAGGCAAATCTTCTCTACTCAATTTACTGGCAGGATTTCTTAGCTACCAGGGCTCGGTGAAAATTGATGGTATTGAGCTGCGTGAGCTTAATGCTGATGTTTATCGCAGCCAGTTGAGCTGGTTAGGCCAGCATCCTCAGCTTCCGGCAGCCACTCTGCAAGCGAACGTTTTACTGGGTAAACCGGATGCAACGCCGGAAGAACTAAATGCCGCTCTCACGGCGGCGCGGGTTGATGAATTTGTTAATCGTCTGCCATTGGGTCTCGATACCCCTGTCAGCGATCAGGGAGGCGGACTTTCCGTGGGTCAGGCCCAACGTGTGGCACTGGCTCGCGCGCTGATTAAACCTTGTCGCCTATTACTGCTCGATGAACCAGCGGCCAGCCTTGATGCCCGCAGTGAGCGAATGGTGATGGATGCCCTGGATGGCGCATCTCGCCGCCAGACGACCCTGATGATTACCCACCAGCTGGATTATCTGGCCGACTTTGACGCTATCTGGGTGATGCGCGGCGGAAAATTAATCGAGCAAGGAAATTACGCTACGCTGGCCTGTGCCGGCGGGGCTTTTTCAGCGCTGCTTGAGCAGCGTCGGGAGGAGATCTGA
- a CDS encoding membrane protein has product MLSGLLIILVPLILGYLLVVRQRSVLKLINRLLSWIVYLILFFMGISLAFLDNLSSNLISILHYSVVSIIIILSCNAIGLMLLERKYPWNHKVHQEALPSRLAMALESLQLCGVVVLGFIVGLSGWQFLRHATEASEYTLILLLWLVGVQLRNSGMSLKQIVLNRRGMMVASIVVVSSLIAGMINAMILGLPLKVGMAMASGYGWYSLSGILMTESYGPVIGSATFFNDLGRELIAIMLIPALARRSRSTALGLCGATSMDFTLPVLQRSAGVEIVPAAIVHGFILSLIVPILLALFAA; this is encoded by the coding sequence ATGTTATCCGGACTTCTTATTATTCTCGTGCCGCTGATATTGGGCTATTTGCTCGTGGTGCGCCAACGCTCTGTACTTAAATTAATTAACCGCCTGCTGAGCTGGATTGTTTATCTGATCCTGTTCTTTATGGGTATCAGCCTGGCATTCCTCGACAACCTATCCAGCAATCTGATATCAATTCTGCACTACTCGGTAGTCAGCATAATTATCATTCTCTCTTGTAATGCGATTGGTCTGATGCTGCTGGAGAGAAAATATCCGTGGAATCACAAAGTACATCAAGAAGCGTTACCTTCTCGCCTTGCCATGGCGCTGGAATCATTACAGCTATGCGGCGTGGTGGTTCTGGGCTTTATCGTGGGGTTAAGCGGCTGGCAGTTTTTACGTCACGCTACTGAGGCCAGCGAATATACCCTGATTTTACTACTGTGGCTGGTGGGCGTTCAGCTACGCAATAGCGGCATGTCATTAAAACAGATAGTGCTTAACCGTCGAGGAATGATGGTGGCTAGCATTGTGGTCGTCAGTTCGCTGATTGCCGGGATGATTAACGCGATGATTCTGGGGCTGCCGTTAAAAGTAGGCATGGCTATGGCCTCCGGCTACGGCTGGTACTCTCTATCGGGTATTCTGATGACCGAGTCTTATGGCCCCGTCATCGGCAGCGCGACATTCTTTAATGACCTGGGGCGGGAGCTGATTGCCATTATGCTCATTCCGGCTCTGGCTCGCCGCAGCCGCTCTACCGCCTTAGGTTTGTGCGGGGCGACGTCTATGGACTTTACCCTGCCGGTGCTACAGCGCAGTGCAGGGGTCGAAATCGTTCCGGCGGCTATCGTACACGGTTTTATTCTCAGCCTTATTGTCCCTATCCTTCTGGCGCTATTTGCCGCCTAA
- the clpS gene encoding ATP-dependent Clp protease adapter protein ClpS, giving the protein MSKTKDWLDFEQLTKDALREELKPPAMYKVILMNDDYTPMEFVIDVLQKFFSYDVERATQLMLTVHYQGKAICGVFTAEVAETKVEMVNRYARENEHPLLCTLEKA; this is encoded by the coding sequence ATGAGTAAGACAAAAGATTGGCTGGATTTTGAACAGTTAACCAAAGACGCTTTACGGGAAGAGCTAAAACCGCCAGCGATGTATAAAGTTATATTAATGAACGACGATTACACGCCGATGGAATTTGTTATTGACGTGCTGCAAAAGTTCTTTTCTTATGATGTGGAACGTGCAACGCAATTGATGCTTACCGTTCACTATCAGGGTAAAGCTATCTGTGGAGTCTTTACGGCAGAGGTTGCTGAAACTAAAGTGGAGATGGTTAACCGCTACGCGCGGGAAAACGAGCATCCATTGCTGTGTACGCTAGAGAAAGCCTGA
- the infA gene encoding translation initiation factor IF-1: MAKEDNIEMQGTVLETLPNTMFRVELENGHVVTAHISGKMRKNYIRILTGDKVTVELTPYDLSKGRIVFRSR, translated from the coding sequence ATGGCCAAAGAAGACAATATTGAAATGCAGGGCACCGTGCTGGAAACGCTGCCTAATACCATGTTCCGAGTTGAGTTGGAAAACGGTCATGTGGTAACCGCGCACATCTCCGGTAAAATGCGCAAAAACTATATCCGCATTCTGACGGGCGACAAAGTGACTGTTGAACTGACCCCGTACGACCTGAGCAAAGGCCGCATTGTCTTCCGTAGTCGCTAA
- the cydC gene encoding cysteine/glutathione ABC transporter ATP-binding protein/permease CydC, with amino-acid sequence MRALLPYLRLYGQHKWLLLLGVLLAIITLLASIGLLTLSGWFLAGSALAGFAGLYSFNYMLPAAGVRGAAITRTAGRYFERLVSHDATFRVLRNLRVFTFSRLLPLSPGGLARFRSGELLNRLVADVDTLDHLYLRVISPLVGAIVVIVVVTFGLSFLNLTLALTLGAILLLTLLLLPPLFWFAGLNPGKTLIASRSSYRQQLVIWLQCQAELTLFGAGKEFRAGLDATEHSWLEAQRQQAGLSALSQAIMLIITGMTVVLTLWMAASGLSSGQSPGALIALFVFCAMASFEALAPVSGAFQHLGQVASSASRLTQITEQQAVVHFPVREQPLTAKQASLKLDTVAFHYPDSLQPVLREFSLDVASGEHIALLGSTGCGKSTLLSLITRAWDPLTGTIQLNDTPLSKWDEQSLRAMMSVVPQRVHLFSATLRENLILAAPEADDDKLAAMLRAVGLDNLLDEQGLNAWLGEGGRQLSGGELRRLGIARALLHDAPLLLLDEPTEGLDAETEGQILALLRQSAQQKTLIMVTHRLNGLSQLDRIVVMDDGQILEQGHHDELLRRRGRYYQLLHARHSS; translated from the coding sequence ATGCGAGCGCTGTTACCTTATTTGCGTCTGTATGGTCAGCATAAATGGTTATTACTGCTGGGAGTATTGCTCGCCATCATCACGCTTCTTGCCAGCATTGGCCTGCTGACCCTATCGGGATGGTTCCTGGCCGGTAGTGCGCTCGCCGGGTTTGCCGGGCTTTACTCATTTAATTATATGTTGCCTGCGGCGGGCGTTCGCGGTGCTGCAATTACCCGCACCGCCGGACGCTATTTCGAACGACTGGTTAGCCACGATGCTACCTTCCGGGTGCTGCGTAACCTGCGCGTATTTACCTTTAGCCGTCTGCTGCCTCTATCGCCTGGTGGGCTGGCTCGCTTTCGCAGTGGGGAATTACTAAACCGGCTGGTGGCGGACGTTGATACTCTGGATCATCTCTACCTGCGGGTTATCTCACCGCTGGTAGGCGCGATTGTCGTTATTGTGGTCGTGACATTTGGACTGAGCTTCCTAAACCTAACGCTAGCCTTAACCTTGGGCGCAATTTTACTCCTCACTTTGTTGCTATTGCCGCCGCTGTTTTGGTTTGCCGGACTTAATCCAGGTAAAACGCTGATTGCCAGCCGCAGCAGCTATCGCCAGCAACTGGTTATCTGGCTGCAATGCCAGGCTGAACTGACGCTATTTGGTGCCGGTAAGGAGTTCCGCGCCGGTCTGGACGCCACGGAGCACAGCTGGCTAGAAGCACAGCGCCAGCAGGCCGGTTTGAGTGCCCTATCCCAGGCTATCATGCTGATAATTACCGGTATGACGGTGGTACTTACTTTGTGGATGGCCGCAAGCGGGCTTTCCAGCGGTCAGTCGCCTGGTGCTTTAATTGCGTTATTCGTATTTTGCGCCATGGCCTCATTTGAAGCCCTGGCTCCGGTTAGCGGTGCTTTTCAGCATTTAGGCCAGGTTGCCTCCAGCGCAAGCCGTCTGACTCAGATAACCGAACAACAGGCGGTGGTGCATTTCCCGGTTCGTGAGCAGCCACTTACCGCTAAACAGGCCAGCCTTAAATTGGATACGGTGGCTTTTCACTATCCCGATAGTCTGCAACCCGTACTACGTGAATTCTCTCTTGATGTGGCAAGTGGAGAGCATATAGCCCTGCTGGGCAGCACTGGCTGCGGTAAATCCACGCTACTGTCACTCATCACCCGCGCCTGGGATCCACTGACCGGCACTATTCAACTGAACGATACTCCTTTGAGTAAATGGGATGAGCAAAGCCTGCGCGCCATGATGTCGGTTGTGCCACAGCGAGTTCATCTGTTTAGCGCCACCCTCAGGGAAAACCTGATACTAGCCGCACCCGAGGCTGATGACGATAAGCTGGCTGCTATGCTGCGCGCCGTTGGGCTGGATAATTTACTGGACGAACAAGGGTTAAATGCCTGGCTGGGCGAAGGCGGCCGCCAGCTTTCCGGCGGTGAGCTACGGCGTCTGGGTATTGCCCGCGCTCTGCTTCACGATGCGCCGTTGTTGCTTCTCGACGAGCCAACTGAGGGACTTGATGCCGAAACTGAAGGGCAAATACTGGCTCTGCTCAGGCAGTCAGCACAGCAAAAAACCCTGATTATGGTGACTCACCGCCTGAACGGACTATCGCAGCTAGACCGGATAGTGGTTATGGACGATGGCCAAATTCTGGAGCAAGGTCATCACGATGAGCTGCTCAGACGGCGCGGTCGTTACTATCAGCTATTGCACGCGCGCCATTCTTCATAA
- the clpA gene encoding ATP-dependent Clp protease ATP-binding subunit ClpA, with protein MLNQELELSLNMAFARAREHRHEFMTVEHLLLALLSNPSAREALDACSVDLVALRQELESFIEQTTPVLPASEEERDTQPTLSFQRVLQRAVFHVQSSGRNEVTGANVLVAIFSEQESQAAYLLRKHDVSRLDIVNYISHGTRKDEPGNPAPGGESPINEEQQAGGEERMENFTTNLNQLARVGGIDPLIGREKELERAIQVLCRRRKNNPLLVGESGVGKTAIAEGLAWRIVQGDVPEVMADCTIYSLDIGSLLAGTKYRGDFEKRFKALLKQLEQDENSILFIDEIHTIIGAGAASGGQVDAANLIKPLLSSGKIRVIGSTTYQEFSNIFEKDRALARRFQKIDVIEPTLDETVQIINGLKPKYEAHHDVRYTAKAIRAAVELSVKYINDRHLPDKAIDVIDEAGARSRLMPVSKRKKTVNVADIESVVARIARIPEKSVSASDRDTLKSLGDRLKMLVFGQDDAIEALTEAIKMSRAGLGHDHKPVGSFLFAGPTGVGKTEVTVQLAKAMGIELLRFDMSEYMERHTVSRLIGAPPGYVGYDQGGLLTDAVIKHPHSVLLLDEIEKAHPDVFNLLLQVMDNGTLTDNNGRKADFRNVILVMTTNAGVRETERKSIGLIHQDNSTDAMDEIRKIFTPEFRNRLDNIIWFNHLSTEVIHQVVDKFIVELQVQLDQKGVSLEVSQDARDWLAEKGYDRAMGARPMGRVIQDNLKKPLANELLFGSLVNGGQVVVKLDKEAGKLTYDFLSAQKHKPEAAH; from the coding sequence ATGCTCAATCAAGAACTGGAACTCAGTTTAAACATGGCTTTCGCCAGAGCGCGCGAGCACCGTCACGAGTTTATGACCGTCGAGCATCTGTTGCTGGCATTGCTTAGCAACCCATCTGCCCGGGAGGCGCTGGATGCGTGTTCCGTGGATCTGGTGGCGTTACGGCAAGAACTCGAATCTTTCATCGAACAAACCACGCCGGTGCTGCCTGCGAGTGAAGAAGAGCGTGATACTCAGCCTACGCTCAGCTTCCAGCGCGTATTACAGCGTGCCGTATTCCACGTCCAGTCCTCCGGCCGTAACGAGGTTACTGGTGCCAACGTTCTGGTCGCGATTTTTAGCGAGCAGGAATCCCAGGCGGCCTATCTGCTGCGTAAGCACGATGTCAGCCGTCTCGATATAGTCAATTACATCTCTCACGGAACGCGTAAGGACGAGCCAGGTAATCCTGCTCCGGGTGGAGAGTCGCCAATTAACGAAGAGCAGCAGGCAGGCGGGGAGGAGCGTATGGAAAACTTCACCACCAATCTCAACCAGCTAGCTCGCGTTGGCGGAATCGACCCGCTTATCGGGCGGGAAAAAGAGCTGGAGCGCGCCATTCAGGTTCTGTGCCGTCGCCGCAAGAATAACCCGCTGCTGGTGGGGGAGTCTGGCGTTGGTAAAACGGCCATTGCCGAAGGCCTGGCATGGCGTATTGTGCAGGGAGATGTGCCGGAAGTTATGGCCGATTGCACTATCTATTCGCTCGATATTGGCTCGCTGCTGGCGGGAACCAAATACCGCGGTGATTTTGAAAAACGGTTTAAGGCGCTGCTAAAACAGCTGGAGCAGGATGAAAACAGCATTCTGTTTATTGATGAGATCCATACGATCATTGGTGCCGGTGCAGCATCCGGTGGCCAGGTTGATGCGGCGAATCTGATCAAACCTCTGCTGTCGAGCGGTAAGATCCGCGTGATCGGATCCACCACTTATCAGGAATTCAGCAATATCTTTGAAAAAGATCGTGCCCTGGCGCGTCGTTTCCAGAAGATAGATGTTATCGAGCCAACGCTTGATGAAACCGTGCAGATAATCAACGGGCTGAAGCCGAAATACGAAGCGCATCACGACGTGCGTTACACCGCGAAAGCTATTCGCGCGGCGGTGGAGCTATCGGTGAAATATATCAACGATCGCCACCTGCCGGATAAAGCCATCGACGTTATTGACGAAGCAGGCGCTCGCAGCCGACTGATGCCGGTAAGCAAGCGTAAGAAAACCGTCAATGTGGCTGATATTGAATCGGTGGTTGCCCGTATAGCCCGCATTCCTGAGAAAAGCGTTTCGGCCAGCGATCGCGACACGCTGAAAAGTCTTGGCGATCGCCTCAAAATGCTGGTGTTCGGCCAGGATGATGCAATCGAAGCGCTGACTGAGGCTATCAAAATGAGCCGCGCCGGGCTGGGTCATGATCACAAGCCGGTGGGTTCATTCCTGTTTGCCGGGCCGACCGGGGTGGGTAAAACAGAAGTAACGGTTCAACTGGCTAAAGCAATGGGCATTGAGCTGCTGCGTTTTGATATGTCGGAATATATGGAGCGCCACACGGTTAGCCGTTTGATCGGGGCTCCTCCAGGCTACGTTGGGTATGACCAGGGTGGGCTGTTAACCGATGCGGTTATCAAACATCCTCACTCTGTATTGCTGCTTGATGAAATCGAGAAAGCGCATCCGGATGTGTTCAACCTGCTTTTGCAGGTAATGGATAACGGTACGCTTACCGATAACAATGGCCGCAAAGCCGATTTCCGCAACGTCATTCTGGTGATGACTACTAACGCCGGTGTGCGTGAAACTGAGCGTAAATCGATTGGCCTGATTCATCAGGACAACAGCACCGATGCGATGGATGAAATCCGTAAAATCTTTACGCCGGAGTTCCGTAACCGTCTCGACAACATCATCTGGTTCAACCATTTGTCTACCGAGGTTATTCATCAGGTAGTGGACAAGTTTATTGTCGAACTTCAGGTGCAGCTCGATCAGAAAGGTGTTTCGCTTGAAGTTAGTCAGGATGCACGCGACTGGCTGGCAGAGAAGGGTTATGACCGCGCTATGGGCGCGCGCCCAATGGGACGCGTTATTCAGGATAACCTGAAAAAACCGTTGGCTAACGAGCTGCTTTTTGGCAGCCTGGTGAACGGTGGCCAGGTTGTGGTTAAGCTGGATAAAGAAGCCGGTAAGCTGACTTACGACTTCCTGAGCGCTCAGAAGCATAAGCCGGAAGCGGCTCACTGA